The Flavobacterium commune genome contains a region encoding:
- a CDS encoding DUF4136 domain-containing protein, whose protein sequence is MKTLKILPLLFIFLLSSCSSVRVYSDFDSRADFSQYKTYAFHKKGIDRVQISELDKKRILHAIDNELSKKGMSKSENPDLLINFFTKEREQLDVNQFNMGWGYGWGWGWNPFLWGGNTYVSSSTQGTLYIDLIDAKKKELIWQGEGVGTLTENRREKENQINEFVAKILAQFPPTEKK, encoded by the coding sequence ATGAAAACACTCAAAATACTACCGCTTTTATTTATTTTTCTATTGAGTTCCTGTAGCTCTGTTAGGGTTTATTCTGATTTTGACAGTCGTGCTGATTTTAGTCAATACAAAACCTATGCTTTTCACAAAAAAGGCATTGATCGGGTTCAAATATCTGAATTAGACAAAAAAAGAATACTACATGCTATTGACAACGAATTGAGTAAAAAAGGCATGAGCAAAAGTGAAAATCCTGATTTACTAATCAATTTTTTCACCAAAGAGAGAGAACAACTTGACGTGAACCAATTCAATATGGGTTGGGGTTACGGTTGGGGTTGGGGATGGAATCCTTTCTTATGGGGCGGCAACACCTATGTTAGCTCATCAACCCAAGGCACACTGTATATCGATTTAATCGATGCTAAGAAAAAAGAGTTGATTTGGCAAGGTGAAGGAGTTGGAACCCTAACTGAAAATCGAAGAGAGAAAGAAAACCAAATCAATGAGTTTGTTGCCAAAATTCTGGCGCAATTCCCACCTACTGAAAAAAAATAA
- a CDS encoding DUF5522 domain-containing protein, translating to MIEQSNENKLIEGEDFYYTAEGYKCFTEKYHLKRGYCCKSGCRHCPYGYDKKTGTNKKSL from the coding sequence ATGATTGAACAAAGTAATGAAAATAAATTAATAGAAGGAGAAGATTTCTATTACACAGCCGAAGGATACAAATGTTTTACTGAAAAATACCACTTAAAGAGAGGCTATTGTTGCAAGAGTGGTTGCCGTCATTGTCCTTATGGATACGACAAAAAAACAGGTACAAATAAGAAATCGTTATAA
- a CDS encoding 1-aminocyclopropane-1-carboxylate deaminase/D-cysteine desulfhydrase, with product MNQKLQIIFPNSIAVTIKREDLLHPVVSGNKFRKLKYNLLQAKAENKKTLLTFGGAFSNHIAAVAFAAQEQGLQSIGIIRGDELRDKIDSNPTLQFAQECGMQFEFISREEYRLKSESSFLDELKQQFGDFYLVPEGGTNALAIEGCQEILTDEDSAFDYICCAVGTGGTISGIINSALPHQKVLGFPALKGDFLQDEIRIFVQNQNWELLTDYHFGGYGKVNEDLIYFINQFYIENQIPLDPVYTGKMVFGVMDLIQKNYFPAHSNILLIHTGGLQGIFGMNERLKNKQLPTINIDV from the coding sequence TTGAATCAAAAACTGCAAATAATATTTCCTAATTCGATTGCTGTTACCATTAAAAGGGAAGATTTACTGCATCCGGTGGTTTCGGGAAATAAGTTTCGAAAGTTAAAGTACAATTTGCTTCAGGCGAAAGCTGAAAATAAAAAAACGCTGCTTACTTTTGGTGGTGCTTTTTCTAATCATATTGCCGCTGTAGCTTTTGCGGCTCAGGAGCAAGGACTTCAATCCATTGGGATTATCCGTGGCGATGAATTAAGAGATAAAATCGATAGTAATCCAACGCTCCAATTTGCTCAGGAATGCGGAATGCAATTTGAATTTATTTCCCGTGAAGAATATCGATTAAAAAGTGAATCTTCGTTTTTAGATGAATTGAAACAACAATTTGGAGATTTTTATTTGGTTCCCGAAGGGGGAACGAATGCTTTGGCCATAGAAGGCTGTCAGGAAATTTTAACCGATGAGGATAGCGCGTTTGATTATATTTGTTGTGCGGTAGGAACGGGCGGAACCATTTCGGGAATTATTAACAGCGCGTTGCCGCATCAAAAAGTTTTAGGATTTCCGGCTTTAAAAGGTGATTTTTTACAAGATGAAATCCGTATTTTTGTGCAAAATCAAAATTGGGAGTTACTAACTGATTATCATTTTGGCGGATATGGCAAGGTCAATGAAGATTTGATTTATTTTATCAATCAGTTTTATATTGAAAATCAAATTCCGTTAGATCCTGTTTATACCGGAAAAATGGTTTTTGGTGTTATGGATTTGATACAAAAGAATTATTTTCCGGCTCATTCCAATATTTTGCTTATTCACACTGGTGGATTGCAAGGCATTTTTGGCATGAATGAGCGATTGAAAAACAAACAATTACCAACAATAAATATTGATGTTTAA
- a CDS encoding glucosaminidase domain-containing protein encodes MFKKNLLLFILLTLISCNATKSPIVTTKKGSGKNTAYSQKNKKYKGRNEVIESTSRTVVTNDVVNGYVLQYKDIAMSNMKTYGIPASIILAQGILESGAGRGKLAESANNHFGIKCHADWKGDSVRHDDDSSQECFRKYDKVSESYRDHALFLKGKVRYASLFELDKDDYQAWAKGLRKAGYATDPRYPDKLISYIERYNLGQYDAQVLGTNYVPVENQNRRIVVRNSGNDTFYEVQKGDTLYSISKKYNLLVDDLKQKNNLSDNTLFVGQKLKVK; translated from the coding sequence ATGTTTAAGAAAAACCTACTTTTATTTATTCTTCTGACGCTGATTAGTTGTAATGCTACAAAATCTCCAATTGTAACAACTAAAAAAGGATCCGGTAAAAACACTGCTTATTCTCAAAAAAATAAAAAATACAAAGGTCGCAATGAAGTAATTGAATCTACTTCGAGAACGGTGGTTACAAATGATGTTGTTAATGGTTATGTGTTGCAATACAAAGATATTGCGATGAGTAATATGAAAACCTATGGAATTCCGGCAAGTATTATATTGGCTCAGGGAATTTTAGAATCAGGGGCGGGAAGAGGAAAATTAGCTGAAAGTGCTAACAATCATTTTGGTATCAAATGCCACGCCGACTGGAAAGGAGATTCGGTAAGACATGATGACGATTCCAGTCAGGAATGTTTTAGAAAATACGATAAAGTTTCCGAATCTTACAGAGATCATGCATTGTTTTTAAAAGGCAAAGTCAGGTATGCCAGCTTGTTTGAACTGGATAAAGACGATTATCAGGCTTGGGCAAAAGGTTTGAGAAAGGCAGGTTATGCAACTGATCCGAGATATCCAGACAAATTGATTTCTTATATAGAACGTTACAATTTAGGTCAATATGATGCTCAGGTTTTGGGAACAAATTATGTGCCTGTGGAAAATCAGAATCGAAGAATTGTAGTTAGAAATTCCGGAAATGATACTTTTTATGAAGTTCAGAAAGGAGATACTTTGTATTCTATTTCCAAAAAATACAATCTGTTAGTGGATGATTTAAAGCAAAAAAATAATCTTTCGGATAATACTCTTTTTGTAGGGCAAAAGTTGAAAGTGAAGTAA
- the hemL gene encoding glutamate-1-semialdehyde 2,1-aminomutase: MLYQRSSQLFAEAEKVIPGGVNSPVRAFKSVGGTPIFVKQAKGAYLYDEDGNRLIDYINSWGPMILGHAYEPVVQAVTEKAKLGTSFGMPTELETQIAALAVSMVPNIDKIRFVNSGTEACMSAVRLARGFTKRDKIIKFAGCYHGHSDSFLIQAGSGAMTFGTPNSPGVTAGTAKDTLLAKYNDLENVRSLIEANSNEIAAIIVEPVAGNMGCVPPSKGFLEGVRQLCSENGILLIFDEVMTGFRLARGGAQELLNINADIVCFGKVIGGGLPVGAFAAREEIMNYLAPLGPVYQAGTLSGNPLAMAAGKAMLESLNNDTAIFQRLEEKTAYLEVGIHKVLQANNVVYTINRVGSMISVHFDASPVVDFQTAAKGDNDTFKKFFHGLLQEGVYIAPSAYETWFITDALSYEDLDFTINAIDKVSKTL; encoded by the coding sequence ATGTTATACCAAAGAAGTAGTCAGCTGTTTGCTGAAGCAGAAAAAGTAATTCCGGGAGGCGTAAATTCGCCGGTTAGAGCATTCAAATCGGTAGGAGGAACACCTATTTTTGTAAAACAAGCCAAAGGTGCTTATTTGTATGATGAAGACGGAAACCGATTGATTGATTATATTAATTCCTGGGGACCGATGATTTTGGGACATGCTTATGAGCCAGTAGTTCAGGCGGTAACTGAGAAAGCTAAACTGGGAACTTCTTTTGGGATGCCTACGGAATTAGAAACTCAAATTGCTGCTTTGGCGGTATCGATGGTTCCTAATATTGATAAAATCCGTTTTGTAAATTCAGGTACTGAAGCCTGTATGAGTGCGGTAAGATTGGCACGCGGATTTACAAAAAGAGATAAAATTATAAAATTTGCAGGTTGTTATCACGGGCATTCTGATTCTTTCCTGATTCAGGCCGGAAGCGGGGCAATGACCTTTGGAACTCCTAATAGTCCGGGTGTAACTGCTGGAACAGCTAAGGATACCTTGTTGGCTAAATACAATGATTTAGAAAATGTACGCAGTTTAATCGAAGCAAATTCGAACGAAATTGCAGCCATTATAGTAGAACCAGTTGCAGGAAATATGGGTTGTGTGCCGCCAAGCAAAGGCTTTTTAGAAGGTGTACGTCAATTGTGTTCTGAGAACGGAATCTTACTGATTTTTGATGAGGTAATGACCGGTTTTAGATTAGCTAGAGGTGGTGCTCAGGAGTTATTAAACATCAATGCTGATATTGTTTGTTTCGGAAAAGTAATTGGTGGCGGATTACCAGTGGGAGCTTTTGCTGCCAGAGAAGAAATTATGAATTATCTGGCTCCGCTTGGTCCTGTTTATCAGGCGGGAACTTTATCGGGAAATCCACTAGCAATGGCTGCTGGTAAAGCAATGCTGGAATCTTTAAATAATGATACAGCTATTTTTCAAAGATTAGAAGAAAAAACAGCTTATTTAGAAGTCGGAATTCATAAAGTTTTACAAGCAAACAATGTTGTTTATACTATTAATAGAGTAGGTTCTATGATTTCGGTACATTTTGATGCCAGTCCTGTTGTTGATTTTCAAACGGCTGCTAAAGGTGATAATGATACTTTCAAGAAATTCTTCCATGGATTGTTACAGGAAGGTGTTTATATTGCGCCTTCAGCTTACGAAACCTGGTTCATCACCGATGCTTTGAGTTATGAAGATTTGGATTTTACAATCAATGCAATTGATAAAGTTTCAAAGACATTGTAA
- the nadB gene encoding L-aspartate oxidase — MTNTNYLIIGSGVAGLTFALRIAEQFPNKKITIVTKANADESNTKYAQGGIAIVTDKNEDSYQKHIEDTLICGDGLCDEAVVKMVVTEGPKRLKELIEWGAKFDKNSDGNLNLGKEGGHSENRVVHHKDQTGHEIERAILMQVYQKDNITVLDHHFAADLITADNCCLGAIVLDEKTKQISTYLSDITLLATGGIGHLYGHTTNPVIATGDGIAMAYRAHANIKEMEFIQFHPTAFYDTSTGSKFLISEAVRGFGAYLRTKKGHRFMIDYDSREELASRDIVSQSIDLELKKSGDDCVYLDCTHLDIEAFKKHFPMIYNHCLKAGIDIEKDWIPVVPAQHYICGGIVVDTDGKTSVNNLFACGECSQTGLHGANRLASNSLLEALVYSSRIYEYLADPNLEIRTIKKDIQETVATEKPEIDANYLTNLKANLQHLMRQNAGIVRYDSDLIKAKEQLLNWKQEIEAISKTHQINTSYYELLNMITIGYLIVTQSIERHENRGGFVKFESASFVKKKS; from the coding sequence ATGACAAATACCAATTACCTGATTATCGGTTCTGGTGTTGCCGGTTTGACATTTGCCCTTCGAATAGCAGAGCAATTTCCGAACAAAAAGATAACCATTGTAACCAAGGCAAATGCTGACGAATCAAATACCAAATATGCCCAGGGTGGTATAGCCATTGTTACTGATAAAAATGAAGATTCATACCAAAAACATATAGAAGACACTTTGATTTGTGGAGATGGATTATGTGATGAAGCTGTCGTAAAAATGGTTGTTACCGAAGGTCCAAAGCGATTAAAAGAATTAATTGAATGGGGAGCCAAATTTGACAAAAACTCTGATGGCAATCTAAATTTAGGTAAAGAAGGCGGACATTCAGAAAACCGTGTCGTACACCATAAAGACCAAACCGGTCATGAGATAGAACGCGCTATTTTGATGCAGGTGTATCAAAAAGACAACATCACCGTTTTAGATCATCATTTTGCAGCCGATTTAATTACCGCTGACAACTGCTGCTTAGGAGCTATTGTTTTGGACGAAAAAACAAAACAAATAAGCACTTACCTATCCGATATTACGCTGTTGGCTACCGGCGGAATTGGTCATCTTTACGGACACACTACCAATCCTGTAATAGCAACCGGAGACGGAATTGCCATGGCCTATCGTGCTCATGCCAATATTAAAGAAATGGAATTCATCCAATTCCATCCTACCGCTTTTTATGATACATCTACCGGTTCCAAATTTTTAATTTCTGAGGCAGTTCGAGGTTTTGGTGCTTATTTACGCACCAAAAAAGGACATCGTTTTATGATTGATTATGATTCCAGAGAAGAATTGGCATCCAGAGATATTGTATCCCAAAGTATTGATTTGGAACTAAAAAAATCAGGTGACGATTGCGTATATTTAGATTGCACTCATCTGGATATAGAAGCTTTCAAAAAGCATTTCCCAATGATTTACAATCATTGCCTAAAGGCAGGAATTGACATAGAAAAAGACTGGATTCCTGTAGTTCCTGCTCAACATTATATTTGTGGCGGAATTGTTGTTGACACTGACGGAAAAACATCAGTAAACAATTTATTTGCCTGTGGCGAATGTTCACAAACCGGCTTACACGGAGCTAACCGACTAGCATCTAACTCATTGTTAGAAGCATTAGTTTATTCGAGTAGAATTTACGAATATCTGGCCGATCCTAATTTAGAGATCAGAACAATAAAGAAGGATATTCAGGAAACAGTAGCTACTGAAAAACCGGAAATTGATGCTAACTATTTGACAAATTTAAAAGCAAATCTTCAGCATTTAATGAGACAAAATGCGGGTATTGTTAGATACGACTCTGATTTAATTAAAGCTAAAGAACAACTATTGAATTGGAAACAAGAAATAGAAGCGATTAGTAAAACACATCAAATCAACACTTCGTATTACGAATTATTAAATATGATTACTATAGGATATTTGATTGTTACCCAATCTATTGAAAGACATGAAAATCGTGGTGGCTTTGTAAAATTTGAATCGGCTTCATTTGTTAAAAAAAAATCCTAG
- the nadA gene encoding quinolinate synthase NadA has protein sequence MDTNKIKDLKERILQLKKEKNAVLLAHYYQENDIQDIADYVGDSLGLSQEAMKVDADIILFAGVHFMAETAKILNPNKKVILPDLNAGCSLAESCPPDLFKNFIDQHPDHTVITYVNCSAEVKALTDIVVTSANAVKIVESIPKDKPIIFAPDKNLGKYVMSKTGRDMLLWDGSCVVHEAFSLDKLIELHKQHPDAKIIAHPESETHILATASYIGSTSGMIDYVKNNPNNKFIVATEFGILHKMQQEVPDKILIPAPAKEDNTCACSECGYMKMNTLQKVYDCLVNESPEVHVAEDIIQKALIPIERMLELSK, from the coding sequence ATGGATACAAACAAAATAAAAGATCTAAAAGAACGAATATTACAATTAAAAAAAGAGAAAAATGCGGTTCTTTTAGCGCATTATTATCAGGAAAATGATATTCAGGACATAGCGGATTATGTAGGGGACAGCTTGGGATTATCACAAGAAGCGATGAAAGTGGATGCCGATATTATTCTTTTTGCAGGAGTCCATTTTATGGCTGAAACAGCTAAGATTTTAAATCCAAACAAAAAAGTAATCCTTCCTGATTTGAATGCAGGATGTTCATTGGCAGAATCCTGTCCTCCGGATTTATTTAAAAACTTCATCGATCAACATCCTGACCATACGGTTATAACTTATGTGAATTGTTCGGCCGAAGTAAAAGCACTGACTGACATTGTGGTTACTTCAGCAAATGCAGTGAAAATTGTAGAATCGATTCCTAAAGACAAACCAATCATCTTTGCTCCGGACAAGAATTTAGGAAAATATGTGATGAGCAAAACAGGGCGCGATATGTTACTTTGGGATGGTTCCTGCGTAGTTCACGAAGCCTTTTCATTGGATAAATTAATCGAATTGCACAAGCAACATCCAGATGCAAAAATCATTGCACACCCGGAATCTGAAACTCATATTTTAGCTACTGCCAGCTATATTGGTTCGACTTCAGGAATGATTGATTATGTAAAAAACAATCCTAACAATAAATTTATTGTAGCTACTGAATTTGGTATTTTACACAAAATGCAACAGGAAGTACCTGATAAAATCTTAATTCCGGCTCCTGCAAAAGAAGACAATACTTGCGCCTGCAGTGAATGTGGTTACATGAAAATGAATACTTTACAAAAAGTATATGATTGCTTAGTAAATGAAAGTCCTGAAGTTCACGTAGCCGAAGACATTATCCAAAAAGCATTAATTCCAATTGAGAGAATGCTTGAATTATCAAAATAA
- a CDS encoding RrF2 family transcriptional regulator, translating into MFSKTCEYGIRATIFIASESYQNNRSGLKDIAKKIDSPEAFTAKILQILSKNNIINSIKGVGGGFEIPKEKMSQIKLSQIVTALEGDSVFTGCGLGLSHCSETHPCPVHEKFKSIRNELAFMLENTNLEELAIGIKSGDTFLRY; encoded by the coding sequence ATGTTCTCTAAAACCTGCGAATATGGGATTCGAGCGACTATTTTTATTGCATCCGAATCTTATCAAAATAATAGATCCGGTCTAAAAGATATTGCCAAAAAGATAGATTCTCCCGAGGCTTTTACTGCCAAGATTTTACAGATTTTATCTAAAAACAATATTATCAATTCTATCAAAGGTGTGGGTGGTGGATTTGAAATTCCAAAAGAAAAAATGAGTCAGATAAAATTGTCTCAGATTGTAACTGCACTCGAAGGTGATTCTGTTTTTACAGGATGTGGTTTAGGCTTAAGCCATTGCTCAGAAACACACCCTTGTCCGGTACATGAGAAATTCAAATCTATCCGAAATGAATTGGCTTTTATGTTAGAGAATACTAATTTAGAAGAATTGGCAATCGGAATTAAATCAGGAGATACTTTTTTAAGGTATTAA
- a CDS encoding CopD family protein, protein MNHHLLLIIHLLSAAIWVGGHLLLCFAYLPQAFREKDPKIILNYERKYEAVGMTSLFFLVTTGIMIAYKYGVSIHFWFQFASPIEKVVSSKLILLLLTVAFALSAQFRVIPRLKNDSTHLSEMIFHIVSVTTIGVLMLIFGSFIRFGGF, encoded by the coding sequence ATGAATCATCATCTGCTATTAATCATTCATCTCTTAAGTGCCGCAATATGGGTTGGCGGACATTTATTACTTTGTTTTGCCTATTTACCTCAGGCATTCAGGGAAAAAGACCCCAAAATCATTTTAAATTACGAAAGGAAATACGAGGCAGTAGGAATGACTTCGCTCTTTTTCTTAGTAACTACCGGCATTATGATAGCTTACAAATACGGTGTGAGCATCCATTTTTGGTTTCAATTTGCTTCACCCATTGAGAAAGTTGTCTCTTCAAAATTGATTTTATTATTGCTAACCGTAGCCTTTGCATTAAGCGCACAATTTAGAGTGATACCAAGATTAAAAAATGATTCCACTCACTTATCCGAAATGATTTTTCATATTGTATCGGTGACAACAATTGGTGTTTTAATGCTTATTTTTGGATCATTCATACGATTTGGAGGTTTTTAA
- a CDS encoding anaerobic ribonucleoside-triphosphate reductase activating protein has protein sequence MKKNVSTPIYSITPFTLLDYAHQSACILWFAGCNMRCLYCYNPEIVLGKGSISFEKALGFLRSRKILLDGVVFSGGECLLHKNIIELIAEVKKMGFLVKIDTNGSQPKVLKTLIENQLIDYVALDFKALPEHFEKITQSTLFSAFEKSLHLLLENQLPFEVRTTVHSELIREKDIQLMIAYLENKKYSGNYYIQYFVNDVKTLAKLGHSFRELDSQKLSTSKIKVCIRK, from the coding sequence ATGAAGAAAAATGTTAGCACCCCTATTTACAGCATAACCCCTTTTACGTTATTAGATTATGCGCATCAATCAGCCTGTATCCTTTGGTTTGCAGGCTGTAATATGCGTTGTCTCTACTGCTACAACCCGGAAATTGTATTGGGAAAAGGAAGTATTTCTTTCGAAAAAGCACTTGGCTTTCTTCGCTCCCGAAAAATTTTATTAGACGGAGTGGTTTTCAGCGGAGGCGAATGTTTGCTGCATAAAAACATCATAGAATTAATTGCTGAAGTCAAAAAAATGGGCTTTCTGGTCAAAATCGACACTAATGGTTCCCAACCCAAAGTCTTAAAAACACTAATCGAAAACCAATTAATTGATTATGTAGCTTTAGATTTTAAGGCTCTGCCCGAGCACTTTGAAAAAATAACCCAATCCACACTTTTTTCTGCTTTTGAAAAGTCCTTACATTTATTGCTGGAAAACCAGCTTCCGTTCGAGGTTCGTACCACTGTTCATTCAGAATTAATTAGAGAAAAAGACATTCAACTAATGATTGCGTATTTAGAAAATAAAAAATATTCTGGGAATTATTACATCCAGTATTTTGTAAATGATGTAAAAACCTTGGCCAAATTAGGACATTCGTTCCGGGAATTAGACAGCCAAAAACTCTCTACTTCGAAAATTAAAGTTTGTATTAGAAAATAA
- the nrdD gene encoding anaerobic ribonucleoside-triphosphate reductase: MKTATNPILEEKQHLRTKCLVYTRVMGYHRPVESFNIGKKGEHKQRTHFNEEKC, from the coding sequence ATGAAAACAGCCACTAATCCCATTTTAGAAGAAAAACAGCATTTAAGAACCAAATGCTTAGTGTACACCCGCGTTATGGGCTACCACCGACCTGTAGAGAGTTTCAACATTGGTAAAAAAGGCGAGCACAAACAACGCACTCATTTCAATGAAGAAAAATGTTAG
- a CDS encoding ribonucleoside triphosphate reductase — MEKYVIKRNGEYKPFESFKIKDAIEKSFNSVNVVFDENIFKTILQGLETKETWAVEEIQDLIEKTLFEKHYFEVMRSFMLFRHTRKLQREHIDGLNEDTTYVDSTQTIEEYIEQTDWRINANANTSYSNAGLVNNVAGKIIANYWLDKVYTKEEGYAHRNGDIHIHDLDCLTGYCAGWSLRVLLNEGFNGVRGRVESKAPSHFREALGQMANFLGILQSEWAGAQAFSSFDTYLAPYVFKDNLSFDDVLKAVRSFVYNLNVPARWGQSPFTNITLDWVVPEDLKTQIPTKNDLHFFEGNFNYDLLVRAKERGVLKLTDLRYEHFQPEMNLINKAYYTVMTEGDANGQPFTFPIPTVNITEEFDWNGENTELLFENTAKIGSSYFQNFIGSQYVLDENGNKEENPNAYKPNAVRSMCCRLQLDLRELLKRGNGLFGSAEMTGSIGVVTINMARLGYLHKGNKTELFKQLDRLLSISKSTLEKKRVFIQEMYDRGLYPYTKRYLPHFRNHFSTIGVNGMNEMIINFTENQNDITTASGIAFASEILDHIRNRMREFQEQTGNLYNLEATPAEGTTYRFAKEDRKRFTDIYQAGQENNIYYTNSSQIPVNHTEDPFEALFLQDELQCKYTGGTVLHLYMSERISSPEACKKFVKKVISNFKLPYITVTPVFSVCPVHGYLNGEHEYCPKCDDLLLIEKN, encoded by the coding sequence ATGGAAAAATATGTTATCAAAAGAAACGGCGAATACAAACCCTTTGAGAGTTTTAAAATAAAGGATGCCATTGAAAAAAGTTTCAACAGTGTCAATGTAGTATTTGATGAAAATATTTTCAAAACCATTTTACAAGGCCTGGAAACCAAAGAAACCTGGGCGGTAGAGGAAATTCAGGATTTGATTGAAAAAACGCTTTTCGAGAAACACTATTTTGAAGTCATGCGTTCGTTTATGTTGTTTCGACATACCCGTAAACTGCAACGCGAGCATATTGATGGTCTTAATGAGGACACCACTTATGTAGACAGTACCCAAACTATCGAAGAATATATCGAACAAACCGATTGGCGCATCAATGCCAATGCGAATACCTCCTACTCTAATGCCGGTTTGGTCAACAATGTGGCGGGAAAAATCATTGCCAATTATTGGCTGGATAAAGTTTATACCAAAGAAGAAGGCTATGCACACCGCAATGGTGACATCCATATTCACGATTTAGACTGCTTGACAGGCTATTGCGCCGGCTGGAGTTTACGCGTATTACTCAACGAAGGTTTTAACGGCGTGAGAGGTCGCGTGGAAAGCAAAGCGCCTTCACATTTCAGGGAAGCTTTAGGACAAATGGCTAATTTTCTTGGAATTTTACAGAGCGAATGGGCTGGAGCGCAGGCTTTCAGTTCGTTTGACACCTATCTGGCGCCTTATGTTTTCAAGGATAATTTATCGTTTGATGATGTGCTGAAAGCAGTTCGCAGTTTTGTTTACAACCTGAATGTGCCTGCCCGTTGGGGACAATCGCCTTTTACCAATATCACTTTGGACTGGGTCGTGCCCGAAGATTTGAAAACACAGATTCCTACGAAAAATGATTTGCATTTTTTTGAAGGAAACTTTAATTATGATCTTTTGGTTCGAGCGAAAGAAAGAGGGGTCTTAAAACTAACCGATTTGCGTTACGAGCATTTTCAACCCGAAATGAACCTCATCAACAAAGCTTATTACACCGTAATGACCGAAGGCGATGCCAATGGACAACCATTTACGTTCCCGATTCCAACGGTAAATATCACCGAGGAATTTGACTGGAACGGCGAAAATACCGAATTGCTTTTTGAAAATACAGCCAAGATTGGATCTTCCTATTTCCAAAATTTTATCGGAAGCCAATATGTTTTGGATGAAAATGGCAATAAAGAAGAAAATCCGAATGCTTATAAACCCAATGCAGTGCGTTCTATGTGCTGCCGTTTGCAACTGGATTTGCGCGAACTCTTAAAACGCGGTAATGGACTTTTTGGAAGTGCCGAAATGACCGGAAGCATTGGAGTGGTAACCATCAACATGGCGCGTTTAGGGTATTTACACAAAGGAAACAAAACCGAATTGTTCAAACAATTAGACCGATTATTATCTATTTCGAAATCGACTCTGGAGAAAAAAAGAGTGTTCATTCAGGAAATGTACGACCGTGGTTTGTATCCGTATACGAAACGTTATTTGCCTCATTTCAGAAATCATTTTTCAACAATCGGGGTAAACGGGATGAACGAAATGATTATCAATTTTACTGAAAACCAAAACGATATCACGACCGCATCCGGAATTGCATTTGCTTCTGAAATATTAGACCATATCCGCAACCGAATGAGAGAATTTCAGGAACAAACCGGAAATTTATACAATCTGGAAGCGACTCCTGCCGAAGGAACTACCTATCGTTTTGCCAAGGAAGACCGGAAACGCTTTACCGATATTTATCAGGCAGGACAGGAAAATAACATCTATTATACCAACAGTTCCCAAATTCCGGTGAATCACACCGAAGATCCTTTTGAAGCCTTGTTTCTTCAGGACGAATTGCAATGCAAATACACCGGAGGAACGGTATTGCACTTGTACATGAGCGAAAGAATCAGTTCGCCCGAAGCCTGTAAAAAATTTGTCAAGAAAGTGATTAGCAATTTCAAATTGCCTTACATCACCGTAACGCCAGTATTTAGTGTGTGCCCGGTACATGGCTATTTGAATGGCGAACACGAATATTGTCCAAAATGTGATGATCTTTTATTAATAGAAAAAAATTAA